Proteins encoded together in one Vanessa tameamea isolate UH-Manoa-2023 chromosome 28, ilVanTame1 primary haplotype, whole genome shotgun sequence window:
- the LOC113396739 gene encoding cytochrome P450 6B6-like: MLLLLIGVIVIALYFYGTRNFKYWEKRGVKFEKPLIFVGSNLKMFIDNVSVSERFAALYRSYPNERFVGFFEGNGPGLLIRDPELIKRILLTDFRYFHQRGLNPHKTVIEPLLRNLFTADGDLWKLMRQKLTPTFSSGKLKAMFPLIVERTEKLAKIADDLAETGEEVDIRELMARYTTDFIGACGFGIDSTALNDENSDFRKLGKSIFRITKRDHFVSFLKRMAPETFKNLTFLAPDIQNKTISLVRQIMGQRNYKPSGRNDFIDMMLELKQKGKITGESVEKRNPDGTPKIVELELDDQLLSAQVFIFFAAGFETSSSASSFLLHMLAYHPEAQERCQKEVDEVLQRYDGKLCFEAVKEMKYMEMAFKESIRILPSPGFLLRRAASKYTIPDTDITIDEDTLVIISTEAMASDEDYFEDPEEFIPERFHPDNIDKIKKCTFMPFGDGPRSCIGERMGIMQSMAGVATILRKFSVLPSRNTIRKPLIDPYSLIVQTIIGGLPLALKRRTNIAN; this comes from the exons atgttactacTTTTGATAGGTGTCATAGTAATCGCTCTGTACTTTTACGGTACgaggaattttaaatattgggaGAAGAGAGGCGTTAAGTTTGAAAAGCCGTTGATTTTCGTTGGCAGCAACTTGAAAATGTTTATAGACAATGTCAGCGTGTCTGAACGATTCGCTGCCCTGTACCGATCATACCCTAACGAAAGATTTGTTGGATTCTTTGAGGGCAACGGGCCCGGGCTACTTATACGTGATCCCGAACTCATAAAACGTATCCTCCTCACGGATTTCCGCTATTTCCATCAAAGAGGGCTTAATCCTCATAAGACGGTGATAGAACCTCTACTGAGAAATCTGTTCACTGCTGATGGCGATTTGTGGAAACTTATGAGACAGAAGTTGACACCGACCTTTTCAAGCGGTAAGTTAAAGGCCATGTTCCCGTTAATCGTTGAAAGAACCGAAAAACTGGCGAAAATCGCGGATGACTTAGCTGAGACCGGTGAAGAGGTAGATATAAGAGAACTCATGGCGAGATACACGACCGACTTCATTGGGGCTTGCGGCTTTGGAATCGACTCAACTGCCTTAAACGACGAGAACTCAGATTTTCGAAAATTAGGCAAGAGTATCTTCAGAATAACAAAGCGAGACCATTTTGTGTCTTTCTTAAAGAGAATGGCACCAGAAACGTTCAAAAATCTCACTTTCTTGGCACCGGATATTCAGAATAAAACCATTTCACTCGTTAGGCAGATCATGGGGCAGAGGAATTATAAGCCATCGGGCCGAAATGACTTTATTGACATGATGCTGGAACTGAAACAAAAGGGAAAAATAACTGGTGAATCTGTGGAAAAGCGTAACCCTGACGGTACCCCGAAAATAGTTGAATTAGAACTCGATGATCAATTGCTGTCTGCCCAAGTGTTCATTTTCTTCGCTGCTGGCTTTGAAACGTCTTCTTCAGCTAGTAGTTTCCTTCTACACATGCTTGCTTACCACCCAGAGGCTCAAGAGCGCTGTCAGAAAGAGGTAGACGAGGTGCTACAGAGGTACGACGGTAAGCTTTGCTTTGAAGCTGTAAAGGAAATGAAATATATGGAAATGGCTTTCAA GGAAAGTATCCGCATTCTCCCGTCACCAGGATTTCTATTGCGGAGAGCTGCATCGAAATACACCATACCAGACACAGATATTACCATAGACGAAGACACGCTCGTGATAATCTCAACTGAAGCCATGGCCTCTGACGAAGATTACTTCGAGGACCCAGAAGAGTTTATTCCTGAAAGATTTCATCCGGACAACATTGACAAAATAAAGAAATGCACTTTTATGCCCTTCGGAGATGGACCCAGGTCGTGCATAG GCGAACGAATGGGTATAATGCAGTCAATGGCAGGAGTGGCGACCATTTTGAGAAAGTTTTCCGTATTGCCATCTCGTAACACTATTCGCAAACCTCTCATCGACCCTTACTCTCTCATCGTTCAGACAATTATTGGAGGTTTACCCTTAGCCCTTAAACGAAGAACAAATATTGCCAACTAG
- the LOC113396765 gene encoding cytochrome P450 6B6-like, producing MILILIVIFCIAFYFYGTRNFKYWEKRGVPYEKPLILVGSNLKQFIDRVSVSQRFSAFYRAYPNERFVGFFEGNNPSILVRDPELIKHMLISDFRYIPYRGLNPHKTAVEPLMKNLFTADGDVWKLMRQKLTPSFTTSKLKAMFPLIIDRTNKLEKLADSFSESGKEIDIRELMAKYTTDFVGACGFGVDSAALENENSDFRKLGKRLFSVTMRDHFVSLLKRSAPETFKDLHFFAPEIETKAFSILGQIMEQRNYKPSGRNDFMDLMLELRQKNKVVGESVEKFNPDGTPQIVELELDDKLICAQIFVFFAAGFETSSSASSYLLHTLAYHPEIQERCQKEVDDVLKNYDGKLCFDAVHDMKYLAMALKESMRLLPSPGFLLRKTSSKYKIPESDVTLDEDTMIIISTDGLCSDEKYFDEPEKFIPERFHPDNIRKIKPYTFMPFGEGPRACIGERMGLMQSLAGIATILKKFTVVPSRNSIRNPRIDPKSILVETIIGGLPLNLIRRQKVD from the exons atgatattaattttgatagttattttttgtattgcctTTTACTTTTATGGCACACGGAATTTCAAATATTGGGAGAAGAGGGGTGTTCCGTACGAGAAACCACTTATATTAGTCGgaagtaatttaaaacaatttatagacAGGGTAAGCGTTTCTCAGAGATTTTCTGCATTTTATCGAGCATACCCAAATGAAAGATTCGTCGGTTTCTTCGAGGGCAACAACCCTTCAATCCTTGTACGTGACCCAGAGCTGATTAAACATATGCTCATTTCCGATTTTCGTTACATTCCCTACAGAGGGCTCAATCCTCACAAAACAGCTGTTGAACCACTTATGAAGAATCTTTTCACAGCTGATGGCGATGTTTGGAAATTGATGAGGCAGAAGTTGACACCATCCTTCACCACCAGTAAGCTTAAAGCCATGTTCCCGTTGATAATTGACAGAACTAACAAATTAGAGAAATTAGCTGATAGCTTTAGTGAGTCCGGGAAAGAAATTGATATAAGGGAACTGATGGCAAAATACACGACAGACTTCGTCGGAGCTTGTGGCTTTGGAGTCGATTCAGCTGCTTTAGAAAACGAGAACTCAGATTTCCGTAAACTTGGTAAGCGTCTCTTCTCCGTCACGATGCGAGATCATTTCGTATCATTATTAAAGAGATCGGCGCCGGAAACGTTTAAGGATTTACACTTTTTTGCACCGGAAATTGAAACGAAAGCGTTTTCCATTCTCGGACAAATTATGGAACAGAGAAATTACAAGCCATCGGGTAGAAATGATTTTATGGATTTGATGCTGGAGTTAAGACAGAAGAATAAAGTTGTTGGGGAGTCCGTAGAGAAGTTCAACCCTGATGGCACACCGCAGATAGTTGAACTGGAACTTGATGATAAACTTATTTGTGCTCAAATATTCGTTTTCTTCGCTGCTGGCTTCGAGACTTCTTCGTCAGCTAGCAGTTACCTACTACACACGCTGGCTTATCATCCAGAAATCCAGGAACGCTGCCAGAAGGAAGTAGATGATGTACTGAAGAACTATGATGGTAAACTCTGCTTTGACGCGGTACACGATATGAAATATCTGGCGATGGCGTtaaa agAAAGCATGCGACTGTTACCTTCGCCTGGTTTTCTTTTAAGAAAAACCTCATCGAAGTACAAAATACCTGAATCAGACGTTACTCTGGACGAAGATACCATGATAATTATATCGACCGACGGCCTCTGTTCGGATGAAAAATACTTTGACGAGCCAGAAAAGTTTATTCCGGAACGATTTCATCCGGATAATATTCGCAAAATAAAGCCTTACACGTTTATGCCTTTCGGAGAGGGACCCAGAGCCTGTATAG GCGAGCGTATGGGCTTGATGCAGTCACTGGCAGGAATAGCGACAATCTTGAAAAAGTTCACAGTAGTGCCGTCTCGTAACTCAATCCGCAACCCTCGTATTGATCCTAAATCTATTTTGGTCGAGACGATCATCGGAGGCTTGCCGTTAAATCTGATACGAAGGCAGAAAGTTGATTAG